A part of Paenibacillus donghaensis genomic DNA contains:
- a CDS encoding general stress protein, with the protein MDSIGAQSYAKVLENGVQAIEEVNRLRNSGYTREDIYVISHDEDREGRIVDAADTNEVGLKEEGLFGAIANMFRSRGDELRSMITSLGFTEAEADFYEKELDLGKVIVIAKKPSA; encoded by the coding sequence ATGGATTCAATTGGTGCACAATCATATGCCAAGGTATTAGAGAATGGTGTTCAGGCTATTGAAGAAGTGAACCGCCTGCGTAACAGCGGCTACACCAGAGAAGACATTTACGTAATTAGCCATGATGAAGACCGTGAAGGACGCATCGTGGATGCAGCGGACACCAATGAGGTGGGGCTTAAGGAAGAAGGCCTGTTTGGCGCTATTGCCAACATGTTCCGCTCCCGCGGAGACGAACTGCGCTCCATGATTACTTCGCTGGGTTTCACTGAAGCCGAAGCTGATTTCTACGAAAAAGAACTAGACTTGGGCAAGGTTATTGTCATTGCCAAGAAACCTTCGGCGTAA
- a CDS encoding DUF948 domain-containing protein, with amino-acid sequence MDLIISLSVALVAVAFAVLVFFLIRTLKSAKESLDKVSQTLQEVQKTVDELTCEVKTTVRHANDITLDVQGKIQKIDPIMDSVKNLGDVMNELTLTVKQVSVTVIEKYRKSRELKEKSKAVSIKEVPMTPSEERTVNSYDAVYTKPPGKVASILKGVDAAATIWQKFRK; translated from the coding sequence ATGGATTTAATTATTTCACTTAGCGTAGCCCTCGTAGCTGTCGCATTCGCGGTACTTGTCTTCTTCTTAATCAGAACCTTGAAGTCGGCAAAGGAGTCCCTGGATAAGGTCAGCCAGACGCTGCAAGAGGTGCAGAAGACCGTCGATGAGCTTACTTGTGAAGTCAAAACCACAGTAAGGCATGCCAACGATATTACTTTGGATGTACAGGGTAAGATTCAGAAGATTGATCCTATTATGGATTCGGTCAAGAACCTCGGCGATGTGATGAACGAGCTGACCCTGACCGTCAAGCAAGTGTCCGTGACAGTCATCGAGAAATACCGTAAATCACGCGAATTGAAAGAGAAGAGCAAGGCGGTATCTATTAAAGAAGTGCCGATGACCCCTTCTGAAGAGCGTACAGTGAATTCCTATGACGCTGTTTATACGAAGCCGCCAGGGAAAGTGGCATCCATACTCAAAGGTGTAGATGCTGCTGCGACCATCTGGCAGAAGTTCCGCAAATAA
- a CDS encoding DUF1328 domain-containing protein gives MVKWSIILLAVALIAGVFGFFNLIAAAVAGIFKIVFFIFLVLFIISLFTGRRGRSK, from the coding sequence ATGGTGAAATGGTCAATCATTCTACTTGCCGTTGCTTTAATTGCGGGGGTTTTCGGTTTCTTTAATCTGATTGCAGCAGCCGTAGCGGGGATCTTCAAAATTGTATTCTTTATCTTCCTGGTGTTGTTTATCATTTCTCTCTTTACAGGACGCCGCGGTCGTTCCAAGTAG
- a CDS encoding SH3 domain-containing C40 family peptidase, with the protein MIKSQKKLTASLLVTAAIVTGLGSYPIDRAAAANASSNPSVTAAAVQTATIEASVRLRDTPSTSGKVISYLKKAEIVTILEKTNNYFYKVRTSGGDVGYTSLDSRYISLNTAPAPVATSGITPSAQNGMIQSSVRLRDQPSTDSQVLKFLQQGDQVAIVEATNRYWYKVRTADGVTGYTSASEQYIKVGSGAGAPLIPAPTPVPTPTPTPAPVPTAAPPEAPEGSAVIETVISTGMRYLGTPYEFGSNRSTTDTFDCSDFIRQIFMEAANLKLPADSRQQGDWVKQNSKAVYDLSGLKRGDLMFFMDYKGTSASDYAVINKDTARISHVSMYLGDGQVLHTYSKTSGGVRVDKLSASWMNRFLYGGSVIR; encoded by the coding sequence ATGATTAAATCGCAGAAAAAGCTTACAGCAAGTCTATTGGTCACAGCCGCCATTGTCACAGGTTTGGGGAGTTACCCTATTGACCGGGCCGCTGCAGCAAACGCTTCTTCCAATCCTTCAGTAACGGCCGCTGCCGTACAAACAGCTACCATTGAAGCCAGTGTTCGTCTGCGTGATACACCTTCCACAAGTGGAAAAGTGATAAGCTACTTGAAAAAAGCAGAAATAGTGACTATTCTTGAGAAGACGAATAATTATTTTTATAAAGTGCGCACTTCCGGCGGTGATGTTGGATACACCAGTCTGGACAGCCGCTACATCTCGCTGAATACAGCTCCGGCTCCGGTGGCAACTTCGGGCATCACGCCGTCAGCGCAGAATGGAATGATTCAATCCAGTGTTCGCTTGCGTGATCAGCCGTCTACTGACAGCCAGGTGCTGAAGTTTCTGCAGCAGGGTGACCAGGTAGCGATAGTTGAAGCAACCAACCGGTATTGGTACAAGGTAAGGACAGCAGATGGCGTAACTGGTTATACCAGTGCAAGTGAGCAGTACATTAAGGTAGGTTCCGGAGCGGGAGCACCGTTAATTCCGGCACCAACTCCGGTGCCGACTCCGACCCCAACCCCGGCACCTGTGCCAACAGCAGCACCGCCGGAAGCTCCTGAAGGAAGTGCGGTTATTGAGACCGTAATCAGTACCGGCATGCGTTATCTGGGCACACCCTATGAATTTGGCTCCAATCGCAGCACTACAGATACCTTTGACTGCTCCGATTTCATCCGGCAGATCTTTATGGAGGCTGCGAACCTGAAACTGCCGGCCGACTCCCGGCAACAGGGAGATTGGGTGAAGCAGAACAGCAAGGCGGTATATGATCTTTCCGGCTTGAAGCGTGGCGATCTGATGTTCTTTATGGACTACAAGGGCACCTCGGCATCAGACTATGCCGTAATTAACAAGGATACGGCAAGAATTTCACATGTATCGATGTATTTGGGAGATGGACAAGTTCTGCATACTTACTCCAAGACTTCGGGTGGGGTAAGAGTAGATAAATTAAGCGCTTCTTGGATGAATCGTTTCCTTTACGGGGGTTCGGTCATCCGCTAA
- a CDS encoding cation diffusion facilitator family transporter gives MTDIYEDIRKGERGAWVSIAAYLVLSLLKLSSGYLFASSALLADGFNNLTDIVASVAVLIGLRISRKPPDSDHAYGHFRAETVAALLASFIMAMVGIQVIVEAVRSFFEGAKATPQLWSAGIAVICAIAMLGVYTYNKRLAKQINNGALMAAAKDNLSDALVSIGAAVGIVGAQFGLPWIDSAAAVLVGLLISKTAWDIFRDSTYRLTDGFDENKLMDLRSTIARTPGVEGIKDVKARVHGNHVLVDVVVEVDAGITVSAGHEISNTIEERMTRLHNIMHVQVHVEPKVKDGKNA, from the coding sequence ATGACAGATATCTATGAGGATATACGCAAAGGAGAACGTGGAGCCTGGGTCAGCATCGCGGCTTATCTGGTTTTGTCCCTACTAAAGCTGTCCAGCGGCTATTTGTTTGCTTCCAGCGCGCTGCTGGCAGACGGCTTCAACAATCTGACCGACATCGTCGCTTCGGTTGCGGTGCTGATTGGTCTGCGGATTTCACGGAAGCCGCCGGATTCAGATCACGCCTACGGGCATTTCCGTGCCGAGACGGTGGCTGCGCTACTGGCCTCTTTTATTATGGCGATGGTAGGGATACAGGTGATTGTCGAGGCTGTCCGCTCCTTTTTCGAAGGGGCCAAGGCCACGCCGCAGCTATGGTCTGCGGGCATAGCCGTGATCTGCGCGATAGCCATGCTGGGGGTATATACATATAACAAAAGGCTGGCGAAGCAAATCAACAATGGAGCACTGATGGCAGCAGCCAAGGATAATCTCTCGGATGCTTTAGTGAGTATTGGAGCAGCTGTAGGCATAGTGGGTGCCCAGTTCGGTCTGCCTTGGATAGATTCCGCAGCTGCCGTTCTCGTAGGCCTGCTGATTTCCAAGACAGCATGGGATATTTTCCGTGATTCCACATACCGGTTGACCGACGGATTCGATGAGAACAAGCTGATGGATCTGCGCAGCACCATTGCCCGCACTCCAGGCGTGGAAGGAATCAAGGATGTGAAGGCCCGTGTACACGGAAATCATGTGCTGGTGGATGTGGTCGTTGAAGTGGATGCGGGCATTACGGTCAGTGCCGGACATGAAATCAGCAATACCATTGAAGAGCGGATGACCCGGCTCCATAATATCATGCACGTGCAGGTACACGTCGAACCCAAAGTGAAAGACGGTAAAAATGCATAA
- a CDS encoding ABC-F family ATP-binding cassette domain-containing protein — protein sequence MISTSGVTLRYGKRALFEDVNIKFTPGNCYGLIGANGAGKSTFLKILSGEIEANMGDVHITPGERLAVLKQNHFEYDESQVLETVIMGHTRLYEIMKEKDALYAKSDFTEADGLRAGELEGEFAELNGWDAEPDAAAMLIGLGIMRDLHEKKMAELSGNEKVRVLLAQALFGRPNNLLLDEPTNHLDLESIGWLENFLMDYEGTVIVVSHDRHFLNKVCTHIADIDFGKIQMYVGNYDFWYESSQLAQALQRDSNKKKEDKMKELQAFIQRFSANASKSKQATSRKKQLEKITLDDIRPSNRKYPFLNFKPEREAGKQLLTITGLTKEVDGEKVLDEFNLVVNKGDKIAFVGPYSQPKSLLFDVIMGEMEADAGEYAWGVTTTQAYFPKDNSAYFDGIEMNLVEWLRQYSKDQDETFLRGFLGRMLFAGEEALKKASVLSGGEKVRCMLAKMMLNGANVLVFEEPTNHLDLESITALNNGLIDFDGTILFTSHDHQFIQTIANRIVEITPAGVIDRSMSYDEYLENPEIKEMRQRMYPVEV from the coding sequence ATGATTAGTACAAGCGGCGTAACACTCCGCTACGGAAAACGCGCTCTCTTTGAAGATGTAAACATAAAATTTACCCCAGGCAACTGCTATGGCCTCATTGGTGCCAATGGGGCCGGTAAATCAACTTTTCTGAAGATTCTCTCCGGAGAGATTGAAGCCAACATGGGGGATGTCCACATTACTCCCGGAGAACGGCTTGCAGTTCTCAAGCAGAATCATTTCGAATACGATGAGTCCCAGGTGCTGGAGACCGTTATTATGGGGCATACACGCCTCTATGAGATTATGAAGGAGAAGGACGCGTTGTACGCTAAGAGTGATTTCACCGAAGCGGACGGACTGCGTGCCGGTGAGCTGGAAGGCGAATTCGCCGAGCTGAACGGCTGGGATGCCGAGCCGGATGCGGCTGCCATGCTGATCGGCCTTGGCATTATGCGTGACCTGCACGAGAAGAAGATGGCAGAACTCAGCGGCAACGAGAAGGTGCGCGTGCTGCTGGCCCAGGCTCTGTTCGGCCGCCCGAACAACCTGCTGCTCGATGAGCCTACCAACCATCTGGATCTGGAGTCGATTGGCTGGCTTGAGAACTTCCTCATGGACTACGAAGGCACCGTTATTGTTGTATCCCATGACCGTCACTTCCTGAACAAGGTATGTACGCATATCGCCGATATCGACTTCGGCAAGATTCAGATGTATGTCGGCAACTACGACTTCTGGTACGAATCCAGCCAGCTGGCTCAAGCCCTGCAGCGGGATTCGAACAAGAAGAAGGAAGATAAGATGAAGGAGCTGCAGGCGTTTATCCAACGCTTCTCCGCCAATGCCTCCAAGTCCAAGCAGGCGACCTCCCGCAAGAAGCAGCTGGAGAAGATTACGCTGGATGATATTCGTCCGTCCAACCGCAAATATCCGTTCCTTAACTTCAAGCCTGAGCGTGAAGCAGGCAAGCAGCTGCTTACCATCACCGGTCTGACCAAAGAGGTGGACGGCGAGAAGGTTCTGGATGAGTTCAACCTGGTAGTGAACAAAGGCGACAAGATTGCATTTGTCGGACCGTATTCCCAGCCGAAATCCTTGCTGTTCGATGTGATTATGGGCGAGATGGAAGCGGATGCCGGTGAGTATGCATGGGGGGTTACAACCACCCAGGCTTATTTCCCCAAGGATAACTCCGCCTATTTCGACGGAATTGAGATGAACCTTGTGGAATGGCTGCGCCAATATTCCAAGGATCAGGATGAGACGTTCCTGCGCGGCTTCCTGGGCCGGATGCTGTTTGCCGGTGAAGAGGCGCTGAAGAAGGCGAGCGTGCTTTCCGGGGGCGAGAAGGTCCGCTGCATGCTGGCCAAGATGATGCTGAACGGCGCGAATGTGCTGGTATTCGAAGAGCCTACCAATCACTTGGATCTGGAATCGATCACAGCACTGAACAACGGGCTGATTGATTTCGACGGCACCATTCTGTTTACTTCGCATGACCATCAGTTCATTCAGACCATTGCCAACCGGATTGTTGAAATTACGCCTGCCGGTGTAATTGACCGTTCGATGAGCTATGACGAATATTTGGAGAACCCGGAGATTAAGGAAATGCGCCAGCGCATGTACCCTGTCGAGGTGTAA
- a CDS encoding MBL fold metallo-hydrolase has protein sequence MAKIRYNNIDNVSTDKTLKEFRQWREERRRKQKDYSYAVPNVPPKLSYLAENRLDTTITWVGHSTFLLQYEGLNIITDPIWARRLGFEKRLGEPGLPLAAVPPIDLILISHSHYDHLHISSIRKLYGAGTTLVVPTGLKRKMLRKGFRSCVELEWWQEVTLAGVKLTFVPTQHWTRRTPFDTNTSHWGGYVLEPAQPENHPDAGEDVQGEARHKLPPNLYFAGDSGYFAGFKEIGSRFSLHVALMPIGAYEPEWFMTSQHVNPEEAVQAFMDVGAELMIPMHYGTFRLADDTAREALDRMEAARVEQGIHEERIRTLGYGETLVVHPEARTAGQ, from the coding sequence ATGGCCAAAATCCGCTACAACAACATCGATAATGTAAGTACCGATAAAACGCTCAAGGAATTCCGCCAGTGGCGCGAGGAACGCCGCCGCAAGCAGAAGGACTATTCCTACGCGGTACCCAATGTTCCGCCCAAGCTGTCTTACCTGGCAGAGAACCGGCTGGATACGACGATTACCTGGGTGGGGCATTCCACTTTTTTGCTTCAATATGAAGGACTGAATATTATAACCGATCCGATCTGGGCGCGCCGTCTGGGCTTCGAGAAACGCCTTGGCGAGCCAGGCCTTCCGCTGGCCGCGGTACCGCCGATCGACCTGATTCTGATCTCGCATTCCCATTATGATCACTTGCATATCTCGTCCATCCGCAAGCTGTATGGGGCAGGAACTACCCTTGTTGTGCCGACCGGTCTGAAGCGGAAGATGCTGCGCAAGGGCTTCCGCAGCTGCGTGGAGCTGGAGTGGTGGCAGGAGGTCACACTGGCAGGCGTGAAGCTGACCTTTGTGCCGACCCAACACTGGACCCGCCGGACGCCGTTTGATACGAATACCTCGCATTGGGGCGGCTACGTGCTGGAGCCGGCCCAGCCGGAGAACCATCCGGACGCCGGAGAGGACGTACAGGGCGAAGCCAGGCACAAGCTGCCGCCCAACCTTTATTTTGCCGGAGACAGCGGCTATTTTGCCGGCTTCAAGGAAATCGGCAGCCGCTTCAGCCTGCACGTCGCCCTGATGCCGATCGGCGCTTATGAGCCGGAATGGTTCATGACCTCACAGCATGTCAATCCGGAGGAAGCGGTGCAGGCTTTTATGGATGTAGGCGCGGAGCTGATGATCCCGATGCATTACGGCACCTTCAGGCTGGCCGATGATACCGCGCGTGAGGCGCTCGACCGAATGGAGGCAGCAAGAGTGGAGCAGGGCATTCATGAAGAGCGTATCCGTACGCTGGGGTACGGCGAGACGCTGGTGGTACATCCGGAGGCCCGTACTGCCGGTCAATGA
- a CDS encoding conserved virulence factor C family protein gives MKITFIEPTPSPNTMKLHLDESLEPGVRRTYTPESQRSAPPWARDMLTIPGVTSIYHAADFAALERKGSADWAAILREVQQRFGGGEGLAAEDWSLTDEHAGAHFGEAQVFVQMFRGIPIQIRVKTGAGEERISLAARFTQAVMDVASAVMIKERKLTDYGVRYGEPSDIAREVEQELEAAYPQERLDSLVQQAIAHGAAGEFIEQRHKKEQAELLRDLHDEDWRVRYAALEDLAPSAELLPELRTALHDPKLHIRRLAVVYLGDLRSPEAMELLYEAMADSAPAVRRTAGDTLSDIGDPAATPVMTASLQDKSKLVRWRAARFLYEVGTAEAQEALTAAAEDPEFEVGLQARMALERIASGEAAAGTVWQQMSERRRT, from the coding sequence ATGAAGATTACCTTTATTGAACCGACACCGAGTCCAAATACGATGAAGCTTCATCTGGATGAGAGCCTTGAGCCGGGCGTGCGCCGGACCTATACCCCGGAGAGCCAGCGTTCCGCTCCCCCCTGGGCACGGGATATGCTTACTATACCAGGAGTAACCAGCATCTACCATGCGGCCGACTTCGCGGCGCTGGAACGCAAAGGCAGCGCCGACTGGGCCGCGATCCTGCGCGAGGTCCAGCAGCGCTTCGGCGGCGGTGAAGGCCTGGCAGCGGAGGATTGGAGCCTGACGGATGAGCACGCGGGTGCCCACTTCGGAGAAGCACAGGTCTTCGTGCAGATGTTCCGCGGCATCCCGATCCAGATCCGCGTCAAGACCGGTGCGGGCGAGGAGCGGATCTCCCTGGCCGCGCGCTTCACACAAGCGGTCATGGATGTAGCCAGCGCCGTCATGATCAAGGAGCGCAAGCTCACCGATTACGGCGTGCGCTACGGTGAACCGAGCGACATCGCGCGTGAGGTGGAGCAGGAGCTGGAAGCGGCGTATCCGCAGGAACGCCTCGACTCCCTCGTGCAGCAGGCCATCGCGCACGGAGCAGCCGGCGAGTTCATCGAGCAGCGGCACAAGAAAGAGCAGGCCGAGCTGCTGCGGGACCTGCATGATGAGGATTGGCGCGTGCGCTACGCCGCGCTGGAGGATCTTGCGCCAAGCGCCGAGCTGCTGCCGGAGCTGCGCACGGCCCTGCACGACCCCAAGCTGCATATCCGCAGGCTGGCGGTCGTGTACCTGGGCGACCTTCGCAGCCCTGAGGCGATGGAGCTGCTCTATGAGGCGATGGCAGACAGCGCTCCGGCCGTGCGGCGCACGGCGGGGGATACGCTGTCTGATATCGGCGATCCCGCCGCGACGCCGGTCATGACGGCGTCGCTGCAGGACAAGAGCAAGCTGGTCCGCTGGCGGGCGGCGCGCTTCCTCTATGAGGTCGGCACCGCCGAAGCGCAGGAAGCATTGACCGCCGCCGCCGAGGACCCGGAATTCGAGGTGGGCCTGCAGGCCCGGATGGCACTGGAACGAATTGCCTCCGGCGAAGCCGCCGCCGGTACGGTCTGGCAGCAAATGTCGGAACGCCGACGGACCTAA
- a CDS encoding amino acid permease, whose product MQSKQQHTTQAGSKEPGLRKTFKARHLTMIALGGSIGTGLFLASGGAIAASGPGGALLAYTAVGIMVYFLMTSLGELATYLPDSGSFSTYGTRFISPAFGFAIGWNFWYNWAVTIAAELSAATVIIKYWFPDSPSFLWSLVFLLLMFGLNFLSSRGYGESEYWFAIIKIITVIVFLAVGVLMIFGIMGGEAVGFSNFQLGGSSFHGGFFAFVGVFMAAGFSFQGTELVGVAAGESENPRRNVPLAIRQVFWRILIFYILAILVIGLLIPYTNPDLLRGGIDDIGVSPFTIVFNKAGLAIAASVMNAVILSSVLSAGNSGMYASSRVLYAMAKDGMAPRALGRLNRRGVPVGALLVTTAVGMLAFLASFFGDGAVYNWLLNASGMCGFINWLGIAICHFRFRRAFIAQGHSLDELPYRARWFPFGPLFAFALCMVAVLGQNLGAFTGDSIDWYGLMVSYISLPLFLLIWFGYRWFRKSRLVPLAEVDLSTHPE is encoded by the coding sequence ATGCAAAGCAAGCAGCAGCATACGACGCAGGCCGGCTCCAAGGAACCTGGGCTGCGCAAGACATTTAAGGCCAGACATTTAACCATGATCGCGCTCGGCGGTTCGATCGGGACCGGGCTGTTCCTGGCCAGTGGGGGCGCCATCGCCGCTTCCGGGCCGGGCGGGGCACTGCTGGCCTACACCGCCGTTGGCATCATGGTTTATTTTCTGATGACCAGCCTGGGAGAACTGGCGACCTATCTGCCGGATTCCGGCTCGTTCAGCACCTATGGCACCCGCTTCATCAGCCCTGCCTTCGGCTTCGCCATCGGCTGGAACTTCTGGTACAACTGGGCGGTTACGATTGCTGCTGAACTGTCGGCGGCTACAGTGATTATTAAATACTGGTTCCCGGACAGCCCCTCCTTTCTCTGGAGCCTGGTGTTCCTGCTGCTGATGTTCGGTCTGAACTTCCTCTCCTCACGCGGCTATGGGGAATCGGAATACTGGTTCGCGATCATCAAGATTATTACCGTCATCGTATTCCTGGCTGTCGGCGTGCTGATGATCTTCGGCATTATGGGTGGCGAGGCCGTCGGCTTCAGCAACTTCCAGCTGGGCGGCAGCTCCTTCCACGGCGGATTCTTCGCCTTCGTAGGCGTCTTTATGGCAGCCGGGTTCTCCTTCCAGGGCACCGAGCTTGTAGGCGTAGCGGCTGGCGAGAGCGAGAACCCGCGCCGTAATGTGCCGCTGGCCATCCGCCAGGTATTCTGGCGGATTCTGATCTTCTACATCCTGGCCATTCTGGTCATTGGCCTGCTGATTCCCTATACGAACCCGGATCTGCTGCGGGGCGGGATCGACGATATCGGCGTCAGCCCGTTTACAATCGTCTTCAACAAAGCCGGGCTAGCTATTGCCGCTTCCGTCATGAACGCCGTCATTCTTAGCTCGGTGCTCTCTGCGGGCAACTCCGGGATGTACGCCTCCAGCCGGGTGCTGTATGCCATGGCCAAAGACGGTATGGCTCCGCGTGCGCTTGGACGGCTTAACCGCCGGGGCGTACCCGTCGGCGCGCTGCTGGTCACAACGGCTGTCGGCATGCTGGCATTTCTCGCTTCCTTTTTTGGCGACGGTGCGGTATACAACTGGCTGTTGAACGCTTCCGGGATGTGCGGCTTCATTAACTGGCTGGGTATTGCCATCTGCCACTTCCGCTTCCGCCGTGCGTTCATCGCTCAGGGACATTCGCTCGATGAGCTGCCTTACCGGGCCAGATGGTTCCCGTTTGGTCCGCTGTTCGCCTTTGCCCTCTGTATGGTTGCCGTGTTGGGACAGAATCTGGGCGCCTTTACGGGAGACAGCATTGACTGGTACGGCCTGATGGTATCCTACATCAGCCTCCCGCTGTTCCTGCTGATCTGGTTCGGCTACCGTTGGTTCCGCAAGAGCCGGCTGGTGCCGCTGGCCGAAGTCGATCTCAGCACGCATCCGGAATAA
- a CDS encoding transglutaminase domain-containing protein, whose amino-acid sequence MKKRSRGSLVKAILGVSLVAGAIPPAVYLSWSHVNAAAHPASLKSVSEMTQKLTASMNNRRETITFTFEGKTSQLKPQVQSAINHAMASDPYLYYIVDSYGYSYQGGARSAKVTVQMEYRETLQQTAYVNQQVKAALKKLILPGMNNHQKVKVIHDWVVRTLQYDTTYSKYTAYEGLKSGSAVCQGYSLLTYKLLKEAGIPNRIVEGTAKPEGGSRVSHAWNLVQLDGKWYHLDTTWDDPVPDQPGEVVTAYYLRTDAQLRKDHSWTKPYPAASTAYHKTLAELVSGGGQAKAWFKALQQELNYELYDESRIVAAGADLAKLGQQALSSGKHSLLFRYKGSKKQLQGDLQQLYQLGLNQLSYSTSSFDNTGDLKVYVTWK is encoded by the coding sequence GTGAAGAAGAGAAGCAGAGGCTCGCTGGTCAAAGCCATTCTTGGCGTATCGCTTGTTGCCGGGGCCATTCCTCCGGCAGTCTATCTGAGCTGGAGCCATGTGAATGCGGCTGCCCATCCGGCCAGTTTGAAGTCAGTCAGCGAAATGACACAGAAATTGACGGCCTCGATGAATAATCGCAGGGAGACGATAACGTTTACTTTTGAAGGCAAAACCAGTCAACTGAAGCCACAGGTGCAAAGCGCAATCAATCACGCCATGGCGAGCGATCCGTACCTGTATTATATTGTCGACAGCTATGGCTACTCCTATCAGGGAGGTGCGCGCTCTGCAAAGGTAACGGTGCAGATGGAATACCGGGAGACACTACAGCAGACTGCCTATGTTAATCAGCAGGTGAAGGCAGCGCTGAAGAAGCTGATCCTGCCGGGAATGAACAACCACCAGAAGGTGAAGGTGATTCATGACTGGGTAGTTCGCACGCTCCAATATGACACTACGTACAGCAAATATACCGCATATGAAGGGCTGAAGAGCGGTAGCGCTGTCTGTCAGGGCTACTCGCTCTTGACCTACAAGCTGCTGAAGGAAGCGGGCATTCCGAACCGGATCGTCGAGGGAACCGCCAAGCCTGAGGGAGGCAGCCGGGTATCGCATGCCTGGAACCTGGTGCAGCTGGACGGGAAGTGGTATCACCTGGATACAACCTGGGATGATCCAGTGCCCGACCAGCCCGGCGAAGTCGTCACGGCCTATTATCTGAGGACGGATGCCCAGCTGCGCAAAGACCACAGCTGGACCAAGCCTTACCCGGCGGCTTCCACCGCCTATCATAAGACGCTGGCTGAACTGGTGAGCGGTGGCGGGCAGGCAAAGGCATGGTTCAAGGCCCTGCAGCAGGAGCTGAACTATGAGCTGTATGATGAGAGCCGCATCGTGGCTGCCGGCGCTGATCTGGCGAAGCTTGGACAACAGGCGCTCTCGTCCGGCAAGCATTCCCTGCTGTTCCGCTACAAGGGCAGCAAGAAGCAGCTGCAGGGCGATCTGCAGCAATTGTACCAGCTGGGCTTGAACCAATTGTCCTATTCCACTTCCAGCTTCGATAATACGGGTGATCTGAAGGTATATGTGACCTGGAAATAA